In Equus przewalskii isolate Varuska chromosome 15, EquPr2, whole genome shotgun sequence, a single genomic region encodes these proteins:
- the MRPS22 gene encoding small ribosomal subunit protein mS22 isoform X2, translated as MATFGVSVSLRSLLTGSRGTERVCFRARARPLPGALLQPLPAPCGAGMPCRRLCSAAESGSSQIKKPTFMDEEVQTILIKMTGLNLQKVFKPAIQELKPPTYKLMTQAQLEEATRQAVEAAKVRLKMPPVLEERAPINDVLAEDKILEGTETAKYVFTDISYSIPHRERFIVVREPSGTLRKASWEERDRMIQVYFPKEGRRVLTPIIFKEENLKTMYSQDRHVDVLNLCVAQFEPDSAEYIKIHHQTYEDIDKHGKYDLLRSTRHFGGMAWYFVNKKRIDGLLIDQIQRDLVDDASSLVQLYHILYPDSQSAQEAKEQAAEGLQLIKVGLLDF; from the exons ATGGCGACCTTCGGAGTGTCTGTTTCCCTGCGGAGCCTCCTGACGGGTTCTCGGGGCACAGAACGGGTGTGTTTCCGGGCCCGAGCTCGGCCCTTGCCCGGCGCCCTGCTCCAGCCGCTGCCCGCGCCCTGCGGGGCGGGAATGCCATGCCGTCGGCTCTGCTCCGCGGCCG AATCTGGTAGCTCACAGATCAAGAAACCTACATTTATGGATGAGGAAGTCCAAACCATACTCATCAAGATGACAGGCTTGAatttgcagaaggtttttaagCCAGCTATACAAGAACTGAAGCCACCAACCTATAAGCTAATGACCCAGGCACAGCTGGAAGAG gCTACAAGACAGGCAGTTGAGGCAGCTAAAGTACGATTAAAAATGCCACCAGTTCTGGAAGAGCGAGCGCCAATAAATGACGTGTTAGCTGAAGATAAGATTTTGGAAGGAACAGAAACAGCCAAATACGTGTTTACTGATATATCATACAGCATACCACACCGG gAACGTTTTATTGTCGTCAGAGAACCAAGTGGCACACTACGCAAAGCCTCTTGGGAAGAACGGGACCGGATGATACAAGTTTATTTCCCAAAGGAAGGTCGCAGAGTTTTAACACCAATAATTTTCAAGGAGGAAAATCTTAAG ACAATGTACAGTCAGGACCGGCATGTTGATGTCCTTAATCTCTGTGTTGCCCAGTTTGAGCCAGATTCTGCTGAATATATCAAA ATTCACCATCAGACCTACGAAGATATAGATAAACATGGAAAGTATGACCTTTTACGTTCAACAAGACATTTTGGTGGAATGGCTTggtattttgtaaataaaaaaaggaTTGATGGCTTACTGATTGACCAGATTCAGAGAGATTT AGTCgatgatgcctccagcttggtCCAGCTGTATCACATTCTGTATCCAGACAGCCAGTCAGCTCAAGAGGCCAAGGAGCAGGCTGCTGAGGGATTACAATTAATTAAG
- the MRPS22 gene encoding small ribosomal subunit protein mS22 isoform X1, whose product MATFGVSVSLRSLLTGSRGTERVCFRARARPLPGALLQPLPAPCGAGMPCRRLCSAAESGSSQIKKPTFMDEEVQTILIKMTGLNLQKVFKPAIQELKPPTYKLMTQAQLEEATRQAVEAAKVRLKMPPVLEERAPINDVLAEDKILEGTETAKYVFTDISYSIPHRERFIVVREPSGTLRKASWEERDRMIQVYFPKEGRRVLTPIIFKEENLKTMYSQDRHVDVLNLCVAQFEPDSAEYIKIHHQTYEDIDKHGKYDLLRSTRHFGGMAWYFVNKKRIDGLLIDQIQRDLVDDASSLVQLYHILYPDSQSAQEAKEQAAEGLQLIKVFAKTEAQKGAYIELTLQAYQEAFISHSAAS is encoded by the exons ATGGCGACCTTCGGAGTGTCTGTTTCCCTGCGGAGCCTCCTGACGGGTTCTCGGGGCACAGAACGGGTGTGTTTCCGGGCCCGAGCTCGGCCCTTGCCCGGCGCCCTGCTCCAGCCGCTGCCCGCGCCCTGCGGGGCGGGAATGCCATGCCGTCGGCTCTGCTCCGCGGCCG AATCTGGTAGCTCACAGATCAAGAAACCTACATTTATGGATGAGGAAGTCCAAACCATACTCATCAAGATGACAGGCTTGAatttgcagaaggtttttaagCCAGCTATACAAGAACTGAAGCCACCAACCTATAAGCTAATGACCCAGGCACAGCTGGAAGAG gCTACAAGACAGGCAGTTGAGGCAGCTAAAGTACGATTAAAAATGCCACCAGTTCTGGAAGAGCGAGCGCCAATAAATGACGTGTTAGCTGAAGATAAGATTTTGGAAGGAACAGAAACAGCCAAATACGTGTTTACTGATATATCATACAGCATACCACACCGG gAACGTTTTATTGTCGTCAGAGAACCAAGTGGCACACTACGCAAAGCCTCTTGGGAAGAACGGGACCGGATGATACAAGTTTATTTCCCAAAGGAAGGTCGCAGAGTTTTAACACCAATAATTTTCAAGGAGGAAAATCTTAAG ACAATGTACAGTCAGGACCGGCATGTTGATGTCCTTAATCTCTGTGTTGCCCAGTTTGAGCCAGATTCTGCTGAATATATCAAA ATTCACCATCAGACCTACGAAGATATAGATAAACATGGAAAGTATGACCTTTTACGTTCAACAAGACATTTTGGTGGAATGGCTTggtattttgtaaataaaaaaaggaTTGATGGCTTACTGATTGACCAGATTCAGAGAGATTT AGTCgatgatgcctccagcttggtCCAGCTGTATCACATTCTGTATCCAGACAGCCAGTCAGCTCAAGAGGCCAAGGAGCAGGCTGCTGAGGGATTACAATTAATTAAG gTCTTTGCaaaaacagaagcacagaagGGAGCATATATAGAATTAACACTGCAAGCTTATCAAGAAGCATTCATTAGCCATTCTGCAgcttcctga